In Streptomyces sp. ML-6, the genomic stretch GGGTGCGGTTCACCAAGCCGGTCGTCGTGCCGAACGACGACGAGGGCGCCCTGATCGAGGTCGGCGCCAAGGTCGCCGCCCTGCTGGACGACCGGCGGGTGCGGGTGGACCTGACGGTGACGAGCGAGGACAAGAAGGTGCTGGGCATGTCCCGCGCCGTGGTGCAGCTCGCCTGAGGCCGCACCGCGCGACGGAGGCGGTGGTGGCGTCGGACGCCGCCCCCGCCTCCGTCGCTCCCGCGCCGTCGCAGTGCCCCGGCACCGGGGCCCGGGGCGGCCGGGAGGCCCCTCCCGGCCGTCGCCCGAGCCGCGTTCCCCCCGGGTACGGTCCGGTGCCCCGCCCGAGCGGCGGGGCACCGGACCGTACTCTTGTCCCCGTGCAGGAACTCCATGACGCCCCCCTCGCCCCCCTGACCACCTTCCGGCTCGGCGGTCCGGCCACCCGCCTGATCACGGCGACGACCGACGCCGAGGTGATCGAAGCCGTGCGCGAGGCCGACGACGCCGGTACCCCGCTCCTGATCATCGGCGGCGGCAGCAACCTGGTCATCGGGGACAAGGGCTTCGAGGGCACCGCCCTGCGCATCGCGACCAAGGGCTTCGCCCTGGACGGCACGACCCTGGAGCTGGCCGCGGGCGAGGTCTGGAGCGACGCCGTGGCCCGCACCGTCGAGGCCGGCCTCGCGGGCATCGAGTGCCTGGCGGGCATCCCCGGCTCCGCGGGGGCGACGCCGATCCAGAACGTCGGCGCCTACGGGCAGGAGGTCTCCGCCACCATCACGGAGGTCGTCGCCCACGACCGCCGCACCGGCGAGACGGTCACCATCCCGAACGCCGACTGCGCGTTCTCCTACCGGCACAGCCGTTTCAAGGCCGATCCCGACCGCTTCGTGGTGCTGCGGGTCCGGTTCGGGCTGGAGGACGCGGGCGGGCTGTCCGCACCGCTGCGGTACGCCGAGACGGCCCGCGCCATGGGCGTCGAACAGGGTGACCGGGTGCCCGCCGCGGCCGCCCGCGAGACGGTGCTCGGACTCCGCGC encodes the following:
- a CDS encoding UDP-N-acetylmuramate dehydrogenase; the protein is MQELHDAPLAPLTTFRLGGPATRLITATTDAEVIEAVREADDAGTPLLIIGGGSNLVIGDKGFEGTALRIATKGFALDGTTLELAAGEVWSDAVARTVEAGLAGIECLAGIPGSAGATPIQNVGAYGQEVSATITEVVAHDRRTGETVTIPNADCAFSYRHSRFKADPDRFVVLRVRFGLEDAGGLSAPLRYAETARAMGVEQGDRVPAAAARETVLGLRAGKGMVLDPEDHDTWSAGSFFTNPILEQAEYEAFLARVEDRLGPDVTPPAFPADGGRVKTSAAWLIDRAGFTKGYGTGPARISTKHTLALTNRGEATTEDLLALAREVVAGVHEAFGVTLVNEPVTVGVSL